A single window of Undibacterium sp. 5I1 DNA harbors:
- a CDS encoding ornithine cyclodeaminase family protein, which produces MSNTESNKIPSTIPYINKQTLQQTLTYADLIPALKLAFASNIIAPKRHVYSLSEQPVSTLLLMPVWQPQGTTGVKLVTVAPQNTLLPSVHAVFILFDTVSGVPLALIDGEELTLRRTAAASALASSYASRVDSEHLLMVGTGSLTPYLACAHSQVRAIKQITVWGRSTDKAAQTLKTIQAQTELPAHIRLSIATDLASAVSQADVISCATTSTTPIVMGEWVKAGTHIDLVGGFTPGMREVDDLLMSKATVFVDTYEGAIAEAGDLTQTLSNGSLQRSAIVAELAELVSQQHAGRSDDQQITVFKSVGTAIEDLCGANLAWQVHQRGIE; this is translated from the coding sequence ATGTCCAATACCGAGTCCAATAAGATTCCCAGCACCATTCCCTACATCAACAAGCAAACTCTGCAGCAGACTTTGACTTATGCTGATCTGATACCTGCTTTAAAACTTGCATTTGCCAGCAACATCATTGCGCCAAAAAGGCATGTATATAGCTTGTCTGAACAGCCGGTTTCTACTTTGCTGTTGATGCCGGTATGGCAGCCACAAGGCACGACCGGTGTGAAGCTGGTAACAGTGGCTCCGCAAAATACCTTGTTGCCCTCTGTGCATGCGGTATTTATATTGTTTGATACCGTGAGTGGTGTGCCGCTGGCATTGATCGATGGTGAGGAGTTAACCTTACGGCGCACGGCAGCCGCATCTGCGCTGGCATCCAGCTATGCGTCACGTGTTGACAGCGAACATCTGTTGATGGTTGGTACCGGCAGCCTAACTCCTTACCTTGCCTGCGCCCATAGCCAAGTACGGGCAATCAAACAAATTACGGTCTGGGGCCGGTCGACAGATAAAGCGGCGCAAACCCTTAAGACCATTCAAGCACAGACAGAATTACCTGCGCATATCCGGCTTAGCATCGCCACCGATCTGGCAAGCGCTGTCAGTCAAGCAGATGTGATCAGTTGCGCCACCACCAGCACCACGCCGATTGTAATGGGTGAATGGGTCAAAGCCGGAACTCATATCGATCTGGTCGGCGGTTTTACTCCTGGCATGCGGGAGGTTGACGATCTGCTGATGTCCAAAGCAACTGTGTTTGTAGACACCTACGAAGGTGCGATCGCGGAAGCCGGCGACCTGACCCAAACTTTGAGCAACGGCAGCCTGCAACGCAGCGCCATCGTCGCCGAGCTGGCAGAGTTGGTCAGCCAGCAGCATGCAGGGCGCAGTGATGATCAGCAAATCACGGTATTTAAATCTGTGGGGACGGCGATAGAGGATTTATGCGGTGCTAATTTAGCCTGGCAAGTGCATCAGCGTGGTATCGAATAA
- a CDS encoding EF-hand domain-containing protein, with protein sequence MSSIGSIGTTSAYNYSSNVQKQKPDPTQIADDVFSKLDTNNQGYLSEADLQSAFSKLSSSSSATSATTSSNATTASGSSSSSTTEISDLFKKLDSDSDGKVTKQEFSSGLQKLSDELESQFNARRTSGAGTSDVSNQAPPPPTTQSAGSGQAQSADSGEQSGGGGGAASATASSSATKTYDPADTNEDGTVSTKESLAYAEKLLAAAEAKLNVTSSSATSGTSSSGTASSTNATGATGIAATSSNAASSSTGSTGTTSDSSGNASTSSDATLFRKALQLLQAYSDPFQSGNTGSGSSISVSA encoded by the coding sequence ATGAGTTCAATAGGAAGCATAGGCACTACCTCGGCCTATAATTATTCCAGCAATGTACAAAAACAAAAGCCAGACCCGACGCAGATTGCGGACGATGTTTTTAGTAAGCTTGATACCAATAATCAGGGCTATTTAAGCGAAGCTGATTTGCAGTCGGCTTTTAGCAAACTATCTTCCTCGTCCTCCGCCACTTCCGCTACGACCTCCTCCAATGCCACTACCGCTTCTGGCAGCAGCTCAAGCAGCACGACCGAGATTAGCGATCTTTTCAAAAAACTAGATAGTGACAGCGATGGTAAAGTCACTAAACAGGAATTCAGCTCTGGTTTGCAAAAACTCAGCGATGAACTAGAAAGCCAGTTCAACGCCCGCCGCACTTCTGGTGCAGGCACTAGCGATGTCAGCAATCAAGCCCCACCTCCACCAACAACCCAAAGCGCGGGCTCTGGTCAGGCTCAATCAGCTGATTCTGGCGAACAAAGCGGTGGTGGCGGTGGCGCTGCCAGTGCAACCGCCAGCAGCAGTGCGACAAAAACCTATGACCCGGCAGACACTAATGAAGATGGCACGGTTTCAACCAAAGAGAGTTTAGCCTATGCAGAGAAACTGTTAGCCGCCGCCGAGGCCAAGCTAAACGTAACATCTAGCTCAGCAACGTCGGGTACCAGCTCATCAGGTACCGCCAGCAGCACCAATGCCACGGGCGCTACTGGAATAGCGGCAACGTCGTCCAATGCAGCATCGTCCAGCACGGGATCAACCGGCACCACTTCCGACAGTAGCGGCAACGCCAGCACCAGCAGCGATGCCACCTTATTCAGAAAGGCATTGCAGTTATTGCAAGCCTACTCCGATCCTTTTCAGTCTGGCAATACCGGCTCTGGAAGTAGTATTTCTGTCAGTGCTTAG
- a CDS encoding organic hydroperoxide resistance protein, whose protein sequence is MQVLYTANATATGGRDGTAASNDNHLAVKLSTPKELGGAGGEGTNPEQMFAAGYSACFIGAMKFVAAATKVALPADTSVNGLVGIGPNDKGGFGLEVALNVSIPGMDRAAAEALVAKAHEVCPYSNATRGNIDVKVTVL, encoded by the coding sequence ATGCAAGTACTTTACACAGCAAACGCAACAGCAACTGGTGGTCGTGATGGCACAGCAGCTAGTAACGACAATCACCTCGCCGTTAAACTGAGCACACCTAAAGAACTAGGCGGTGCAGGCGGCGAAGGTACTAACCCGGAGCAAATGTTCGCTGCTGGTTATTCCGCTTGTTTTATTGGCGCAATGAAATTTGTCGCCGCTGCAACTAAAGTAGCATTGCCAGCGGATACATCCGTCAACGGCTTAGTCGGTATTGGCCCAAATGACAAAGGCGGTTTTGGTTTAGAAGTCGCATTAAATGTTTCCATCCCTGGCATGGATCGCGCAGCTGCAGAAGCCCTGGTTGCTAAGGCGCATGAAGTTTGCCCATATTCAAATGCAACCCGCGGCAATATTGATGTCAAAGTCACTGTGCTGTAA
- a CDS encoding (2Fe-2S)-binding protein, whose product MTSLNINNKEHTLDADPSTPVLWALRDSLGLTGTKFGCGQALCGACTVHINGQATRSCVTPISAVAGQKITTIEAMSGDKVGKVVQDAWVKHDVAQCGYCQSGQIMSATALLKSNKKPSDADIDAAMAGNICRCGTYVRIRAAIHDAATHLA is encoded by the coding sequence ATGACCTCTCTCAATATCAATAACAAAGAACATACTCTCGATGCCGATCCCAGTACGCCGGTGTTGTGGGCCTTACGCGATTCGTTGGGTCTGACTGGTACCAAGTTTGGCTGCGGTCAGGCTTTGTGCGGCGCCTGCACCGTGCATATCAACGGGCAAGCTACGCGTTCTTGCGTCACGCCGATTTCTGCCGTGGCAGGACAAAAGATCACGACGATCGAAGCCATGTCCGGCGACAAAGTTGGCAAGGTAGTGCAAGACGCCTGGGTCAAGCACGACGTAGCGCAGTGTGGCTACTGCCAAAGCGGACAGATCATGAGCGCGACGGCGCTTCTGAAGTCGAATAAAAAACCGAGCGATGCCGATATTGATGCCGCAATGGCGGGCAATATCTGCCGTTGCGGAACCTATGTCCGTATCCGCGCTGCAATCCATGATGCAGCCACCCACCTTGCCTGA
- a CDS encoding DUF1800 domain-containing protein yields the protein MSENTSLADTSAPIASNNPPQSTDDNNKARINLSSTTLANGVLAGLSALSALSLSACGGGGSDAVATSAGTSSGPVTPPVTPPVTPPVTPPVGITAAQAARFLVQASMGANRAQIAQVQLLGYSGWLDAQFALPASTARFDWLVAKGFNAATYQNSEAGFDSAAWSKLLSSPDTLRQRLTFAISEITVAAIDGLIGGGWRAFSAAAYLDLLETNVFGNYRTLLQQISTSAAMGQFLTFRGNVKYNPATGALPDENYARELMQLFSIGLLKLNQDGSVQQVNGVSQETYVLSDITGLARVFTGWDFNLDALKTTTPDFLRRPMTQIPARHELGEKDFLGITIPAGTNGVDSLQMALDGIFAHPNIAPFISRQLIQRLVTSNPSTAYIQRVTTAFSNDGTGVKGNLKAVIKAILLDTEARSDGGITDPNFGKLREPILRFTAWARAFNASSATNAWQIGDTTNPATALGQSPLRSPSVFNFFRPGYVPPNTGFDSASLVAPEFQITNESTVIGYVNYMQRAVSTGIGDVKADYSSLLPLADNAQSLLDELNLVLVASQLSSTTYSLILNAINGMPSGSDAVRYNRIYAALTMILASPDFIVQK from the coding sequence ATGTCAGAGAACACGAGTTTGGCGGATACATCCGCGCCGATCGCATCAAACAACCCTCCTCAGTCAACAGACGATAATAATAAAGCCAGGATAAATTTATCTAGTACGACTCTTGCTAATGGCGTACTTGCAGGATTGTCAGCATTATCAGCCTTATCACTAAGCGCTTGCGGTGGCGGTGGCTCAGATGCTGTCGCAACATCTGCTGGCACGAGTTCTGGGCCCGTCACTCCGCCTGTTACTCCTCCAGTAACGCCGCCGGTCACACCACCCGTCGGCATTACTGCCGCCCAGGCTGCGCGCTTTTTAGTGCAGGCGTCGATGGGTGCGAACAGAGCGCAAATAGCGCAGGTACAGCTACTTGGTTATTCTGGCTGGCTGGATGCACAATTCGCCTTGCCTGCATCGACTGCCCGGTTTGATTGGCTGGTAGCTAAGGGGTTTAATGCCGCTACTTATCAGAACTCAGAAGCGGGTTTTGATTCTGCTGCGTGGTCCAAGCTACTTTCATCTCCCGATACATTACGACAGCGCCTGACCTTTGCTATTTCTGAAATCACGGTAGCGGCGATTGATGGTTTGATCGGAGGTGGCTGGCGCGCCTTTTCGGCGGCTGCCTATCTTGATTTATTAGAAACCAATGTGTTTGGTAATTATCGTACTTTGTTACAGCAAATTTCGACCAGCGCTGCGATGGGACAGTTTCTGACTTTTCGCGGTAACGTTAAATACAATCCGGCCACCGGTGCGCTGCCAGATGAAAACTATGCACGCGAATTAATGCAATTGTTCAGTATTGGTTTGCTAAAGCTAAATCAAGATGGTTCGGTGCAGCAGGTCAACGGCGTCTCGCAAGAAACTTATGTTCTGAGCGATATCACCGGGTTGGCAAGAGTGTTCACAGGCTGGGACTTTAATCTGGATGCGTTGAAAACCACCACGCCAGATTTTTTACGTCGGCCAATGACACAAATACCCGCTCGTCACGAGCTGGGTGAAAAAGATTTTTTGGGCATCACTATCCCGGCAGGTACCAATGGAGTCGATAGTTTGCAAATGGCCTTGGATGGCATTTTCGCACATCCCAATATTGCGCCCTTTATCAGCCGCCAGCTAATACAGCGCTTAGTTACAAGCAACCCAAGTACAGCGTATATACAACGTGTTACGACCGCATTTAGTAATGACGGCACCGGTGTCAAAGGTAATTTAAAAGCAGTCATCAAAGCAATTTTGCTAGATACCGAGGCGCGTAGTGATGGCGGGATTACCGATCCCAACTTTGGAAAATTGCGTGAGCCGATTTTGCGCTTTACCGCCTGGGCCAGAGCATTTAATGCCAGCTCGGCAACCAATGCCTGGCAAATTGGCGACACTACAAATCCCGCCACCGCATTAGGACAAAGTCCTTTGCGCTCGCCATCGGTATTTAATTTTTTTCGCCCCGGTTACGTCCCACCTAACACGGGATTTGACAGCGCATCCTTAGTCGCACCAGAGTTTCAGATCACGAATGAATCAACCGTCATCGGCTATGTCAATTATATGCAGCGTGCGGTCAGTACCGGGATTGGCGATGTAAAAGCCGATTACAGCAGCTTATTACCATTGGCTGACAACGCGCAATCCTTGCTGGACGAATTGAACTTGGTTCTGGTTGCCAGCCAGTTGAGCAGCACGACATATAGCCTGATTCTCAATGCGATTAATGGCATGCCAAGCGGTAGCGACGCGGTGCGGTATAACCGGATTTATGCAGCGCTGACGATGATCCTGGCGTCGCCAGATTTCATTGTACAAAAGTAG
- a CDS encoding MarR family transcriptional regulator codes for MKNTSKNSSKDSTTTEVDLLALDNQFCFALYSASLAMTKTYKPLLEKIGLTYPQYLVMIVLWEHDGILVKDIGEALFLDSGTLTPLLKRMEAADLLQRTRDEVDERQVRITLTKQGKQLKKAAKEIPLQIMCASGQTKETLINLRSQLSQIRGDLTESNLG; via the coding sequence ATGAAAAATACCTCTAAAAATAGTTCTAAAGACAGTACTACTACTGAAGTCGATTTACTAGCGCTAGACAATCAATTTTGCTTCGCGCTGTATTCTGCGTCCCTGGCGATGACCAAGACGTATAAACCCTTGTTAGAAAAAATCGGCCTGACCTATCCGCAATACCTGGTCATGATCGTGCTGTGGGAGCATGACGGTATTCTAGTCAAAGATATAGGCGAGGCGCTATTCCTGGATTCCGGCACGTTAACGCCACTGTTAAAGAGGATGGAAGCCGCCGATCTGCTGCAGCGTACACGCGACGAGGTCGATGAACGCCAGGTCAGGATCACGCTAACTAAACAAGGTAAGCAACTAAAAAAAGCTGCCAAAGAAATCCCTCTGCAAATTATGTGCGCCAGTGGACAAACTAAAGAAACCTTAATCAATCTGCGGTCTCAGTTATCGCAAATCAGAGGTGATTTAACGGAGAGCAACTTAGGCTAA
- a CDS encoding DUF1501 domain-containing protein has product MKNIIRMDASRRAFLKKASALSLAGVATPWAINLAAMAEASAANATDYKATVCIFLYGGNDYGNTLIPYDTTNYSLYQQLRPTLCYARDSLSSTILVPKVAPVDTAGVSRQYALAPELAPLLPIFNAGKMGVMLNVGTLVQPTTKLQYTNKSVLLPPKLFSHNDQQSVWQSSAPEGAVSGWGGRMGDLFESSNGNTTFTCVNVSGNAVYLSGNTAVQYQVSTSGSVPLNASTKPLFGSAACSTALQTLMTQTGSNLFATEYNRVTRRSMDANQILTSALAGAPALTTVFPTNNNLGDQLKMVAKMISAASSLGAKRQVFFVSMGGFDTHDGLLDIHPGLLTSVADAMSAFYKATQELGVANNVTSFTASDFGRTLSGNNDGSDHGWGSMHFMMGGAVNGQSFYGTPPIVASDGPDDVGQGRLLPSTSVDQYAATLGKWMGASDSDLLTLLPNLHNFDASKRNLGFV; this is encoded by the coding sequence ATGAAAAACATTATTCGGATGGATGCATCACGCCGGGCATTTTTAAAAAAGGCCAGCGCCTTGTCATTAGCTGGTGTCGCTACGCCATGGGCGATTAATTTAGCCGCGATGGCAGAGGCCTCAGCAGCGAATGCGACCGATTACAAAGCGACTGTTTGTATTTTTTTATACGGTGGCAATGACTATGGCAACACGCTGATACCTTATGACACCACCAACTACTCTTTGTATCAACAACTGCGCCCAACCTTGTGTTACGCCCGCGACAGTTTGAGCTCCACAATTCTGGTGCCGAAAGTCGCCCCCGTCGATACCGCAGGCGTGAGCCGGCAATATGCGTTGGCACCAGAGCTGGCACCATTGCTACCGATTTTTAATGCAGGGAAAATGGGCGTGATGCTGAACGTCGGCACCTTAGTACAACCGACGACCAAGCTGCAATACACCAATAAATCGGTGTTATTGCCACCTAAATTATTTTCACATAATGATCAGCAATCGGTATGGCAATCGTCGGCGCCAGAAGGTGCGGTGTCTGGCTGGGGCGGACGCATGGGTGACTTGTTTGAGTCCAGTAATGGCAATACGACTTTTACTTGCGTCAACGTATCTGGCAACGCAGTCTATTTGTCGGGTAACACAGCAGTGCAATATCAGGTTTCTACCAGCGGTTCTGTCCCCTTAAATGCCAGTACCAAGCCCTTGTTTGGATCAGCCGCATGCTCGACTGCGCTGCAAACACTGATGACACAAACGGGCAGCAATTTATTTGCGACAGAATACAACCGGGTGACCAGACGATCTATGGATGCCAACCAAATTCTGACTAGCGCCTTAGCGGGTGCGCCGGCTTTAACGACGGTTTTCCCGACGAATAATAATTTGGGTGATCAGCTCAAAATGGTGGCAAAAATGATTTCTGCTGCCAGTAGTTTAGGCGCAAAACGGCAAGTGTTTTTTGTATCTATGGGGGGCTTTGATACGCATGACGGTTTGCTCGACATCCACCCAGGTTTGCTGACCAGTGTGGCAGATGCGATGTCGGCATTTTATAAAGCGACCCAAGAATTAGGTGTGGCGAACAATGTCACCAGTTTCACCGCGTCTGATTTTGGGCGAACATTAAGCGGCAACAACGACGGTTCAGATCATGGTTGGGGCAGCATGCATTTTATGATGGGGGGCGCAGTCAATGGCCAAAGTTTTTATGGCACACCACCGATTGTTGCTAGCGACGGGCCAGACGATGTAGGCCAAGGACGCTTGTTGCCAAGCACCTCGGTAGACCAGTACGCGGCAACGCTGGGTAAGTGGATGGGCGCGTCGGATTCTGACTTGCTGACGCTATTGCCGAACCTGCATAATTTTGATGCGAGTAAACGTAATCTTGGATTTGTGTAG
- the pyrF gene encoding orotidine-5'-phosphate decarboxylase produces MTFIEKLSAAWAKNNSLLCVGLDPDVSRFPAEIAQQPDAIFAFCKTMIDATADLACSFKPQIAYFAALRAEDQLEAICRYIKTTYPAIPIILDAKRGDIGATAEQYAREAFERYDADAVTVNPYMGFDSVAPYMEWKDRGAIVLCRTSNAGGSDLQFLDVGGKPLYQHVAQLVADKWNTNGQCALVVGATFPAELAQVRQIIGDMPLLVPGIGAQGGDIAATVAAGKTAGGTGMMINSSRAILYAKPQAEENYSRAARRVAMETRDAINACRI; encoded by the coding sequence GTGACGTTCATCGAAAAACTCTCCGCCGCGTGGGCGAAAAATAATTCTTTGTTGTGTGTCGGGCTTGACCCTGATGTATCTCGCTTCCCCGCAGAGATCGCGCAGCAACCAGATGCAATTTTTGCATTTTGTAAAACTATGATTGATGCGACCGCGGATCTGGCCTGTTCATTCAAGCCACAAATTGCGTATTTTGCTGCCTTGCGGGCAGAAGATCAGTTAGAAGCTATTTGCCGCTATATCAAAACAACCTATCCGGCGATCCCGATTATTTTAGATGCTAAGCGTGGCGATATCGGCGCAACCGCCGAGCAATATGCGCGTGAAGCATTTGAGCGCTATGACGCCGATGCTGTGACAGTCAATCCGTACATGGGTTTTGATTCAGTCGCGCCTTACATGGAATGGAAAGACCGTGGCGCGATCGTTTTGTGCCGCACCTCCAATGCAGGCGGATCGGATTTACAGTTCTTAGATGTCGGTGGCAAACCGCTGTATCAGCATGTCGCCCAATTGGTAGCCGACAAATGGAATACTAACGGCCAATGCGCCTTGGTCGTCGGCGCAACTTTTCCTGCGGAGCTGGCGCAAGTACGTCAGATCATTGGTGATATGCCTTTGCTAGTGCCGGGGATCGGTGCGCAAGGCGGCGATATTGCAGCGACAGTGGCCGCCGGTAAAACGGCTGGCGGGACTGGGATGATGATCAATTCGTCCCGAGCGATCTTGTATGCCAAACCGCAAGCCGAGGAAAACTATAGCCGAGCTGCGAGACGGGTTGCGATGGAAACCAGAGATGCGATTAATGCCTGTCGTATTTAA